The genomic DNA CATATTCGAGAGGTAGGGCCAAGAGACGGCTTACAGAATGAAAGTACGTTTGTCCCTACAAAAGACAAAATCGAATGGATCAACCAGCTTTCTTCATCTGGACTTAATTATATAGAAGTGACCTCTTTTGTTAATCCGAAATGGATTCCTGCATTATCTGATGCAGAGATTGTGGCGAAAGGGATTCAAAAAGCTCCCAACGTGACTTATGCAGCACTTGTGCCTAATATGAGAGGATTAATCCGTGCTTTGGATAGTCCAATCGATGAAGTTTCCGTTTTTCTTTCAGCGAGCGAATCGCATAATAAGAAAAATATCAACAAGACAATTAGAGAAACAGAGGTTGTATTAGCCGAAGTTACCCGTGAAGCGATTGCCAATCACAAATCGGTAAGAGGCTATCTGTCAACTGTATTTGGCTGTCCCTTTGAAGGCAAGGTCGACATAAATGAAGTCATTCGACTAACAGATTCTTTGTTTGAAATGGGGATAGAAGAACTATCATTGGGTGATACAATTGGCGTCGCGAATCCGGTACATGTTCAAATTGTGTTGGAAGCGCTTCTCAAACGCTATCCACAAGAGAAAATCGCTATGCACTTCCATAACACACGTGGGACTGCGATGGCAAATGTCCTGGCTTCTTTAGAGATGGGAATCACAAAATTTGATAGCTCGCTAGGTGGCTTAGGTGGCTGTCCGTATGCCCCGGGTGCTTCGGGAAATTTAGCAACCGACGATCTCCATTACATGTTAACGAGTATGGGGATTCAAACAAATATCCAAACAGACAAACTCCATTCCGCTGCACTATTCATTCAAGATAAAATGAATAAACCTTTGGACAGTTATACGGTAAAATACGGTATGAAAGATTAACTATATCTCGAAAAAACAAAAACACGTCTCAACCTTCTCTTTCCTGGCTGAGACGTGTTTCGTTTACTTACCCTTTTCCTACCACTCATTTCTTATTCCGAACTCGCATCCGCAATTTCCGCTTCTATACGTTGCATAAACTCTTCTGTTGCACTATAGCCTTCTTGTTTCAAGTACCAGTTATTCGCCGCCGCTTCGATTAACCCTGCGACATCGCGCCCTGGTTGCAGTTGTATTTGAATATGTGGCACTTTCACGCCCATATATTCCACAAACTTCTCTTCCAGCTCCAACTCATTGTTTAAAGCATTTTCCTGCCATTTTGTCAGTTCGATATCGAGTACAATACGCGTCTCATCTTGAAAAGCTGTTCGTCCATATAAACGCACGACATTCAACAGACCGACACTGCGCAATGCAAGAAATTCTCTATTCTTCCCATCGTGGGTACCTAACAGTACTTGTGGACTGATTTTTTTGAGCACGACAATATCATCCGCCACAAGTCGATGTCCTTTACCAATCAATGTATGTGCCGTTTCGCTTTTCCCGACCCCTGACTTGCCTCGTAATAAGATCCCAATGCCCGCCACATTGACACAAACCCCATGTATCGCAATTTCAGCCGCCAATGTCTTCACTAAATACGCATCGAGCTTCGGATTAAATATACTCGTTGCTTCCCGTGTACGCAATACAGGAATGCCTTCCTCTGCACAGTATTGCAGTAAGCCCACAGGCTCCTCCTGCTGCCATGTAATAATGATACACGGTGGATTGTACTTCACAATATTGCCAATCCGCATTTTGCATTCCTCATCACTCAGTGTATGTAAATAGTTAATTTCATTTTTCCCTAAAATTTGAATATGCTCCATCCCGATAAACGCAAAGTCATCGATAAATTCTAGTCCAGGACGGCGTGTCTCGGATTTTAGGATGATACGATGAAGTTGGTCTTGTCCAGTTAGTACTTCCAGTGAAAACTTCGTCATTAACGCTTCAACAGTTATTGATTTCATCTCGCTCACCTACTCCATTCTTAGGGGCTTTATACAAGCTCCCCTACTACGGTGTATCTCTATTCATCAATTACGCCCCAGCGTGTAATTGCGTCTGGATTTTTTCGAGCTCGAAAAGCTCCCCTTAAAAAATCCGTGACATCCGCCGGAGGCTTTTCTCTGGGTTCAGCTGGATTTCGAACGCTCACTAAACAGTAAGGGCACGTGCATTCATCCCATCACTTATGGAAGTGAAGGTTTTCTGTAGCTGACGCTTCGCTTTCAGTACAAAAAAATTTGCTGAATTCAGAGAAATAATCTTCGCGCCATTTCTTCCGCTCTTTATCATTAACTTGCGCTTCAAGCGTTGCGTCCCACTGGTTGGTTAGTGTATTCCAAATGCGTGCGTATAAGACATCTTCCGCCTGATTATACAGTCGAAACTCCAAGCAAGGTACGGTATCGGTTTGGACTGTAGTTGCAGAGACGATTTTAGAAATGACGATCTGCAAATTGCCTTCACTCGATTCAATGCCGAGCGATTGTAAGGCAGCGACTGCATCTAGTTTCGCTAGCGACTTCACTGTCCAATCCGCAAATTCCTGCTGATAGCGGTACAGTTCTTGTTTTTCCGAGGACAGTTCTTCTACATCTCCTGTCAAAAACGACTGATGGCATGGACTGTAACAGGCTGTTTGACTAGCGTCCTCGGGTTCATGTTCAAAAATCCCCTTCTCCAGCTGTTGCTCCCCTAGATCGGTCAACGTAAAAACATCATCGATCTTGTCAATCATCTTTGTTCTCGTCATTTTGTCAATTAAATCATTAATGAAGAGCTGTTCAACGAGCAACATATCACTAAGTTCAGTTGCTGTTGCAATCGATCCTTTTTGAAAAGCAAGTAACATCATTTTCATGAGAATATCCATTGTTGTGCGCTTAACCGTCTGGAATGCAATGTCGATGGAATGAACGGGAACTCCCCAAGCCAACGTATCCATGATTTTCACATTGAAGTCCTGCTGAAGTTCCCTCGTCAATCGTTGCTTTACTTCCTTCATTGCGCTCGTTCCCCACTCTCTCACAATTTACCATATGTTTCAAACGCTCTAAAACCATTTTTCTGTTTAATATCTGCCAATAAACGTCCGTACATGTCCCTCGAACTTTGGTGTTTGGTCCGCACGGTAAACATGTCCGAGCTGCCGACAATAATGAGCAATTCACGCGCACGTGACAAGGCGACATTTAAGCGACGATAATCCCGTGCAAAGCCGATGTCTCCGCCCTTCTCCTCATGATTTCGTACGAAGCTCAAAATAATGACGTCCATTTCCATCCCTTGGAATTTATCTACGGACCCTGTTCGATAATGCAAATGTTCTGGCATGAGTTCGTGTTGCAGTAAGCGGTCAATACGCTTCACTTGTTCCCCATAATAACTTATGACGCCGACACTCTTTTTAGCCTCTTGCTCCATGCGTCCTTCTTGCTTCGCTCGATTCGTTGCGTCATCTAAATCGACGAGTAGCTTGTTGATCATCGTCAATTCGGCTTGGTTAAAGCGACTTGTACCGCCCTTCACTTTCTCTTCAAAGTATGCCGGTTTGTTTGGCATATCAAACCACAGAAGATGGTCGTTGCGCTTAATATAGCGAGAGGTCAGCAAATGATCCCGTGCGGCATCCGAATCTGTTAAGCCACATTGCAAGCTGTAATTCCCTTCTTCGTAAAAGGGCGTAATCGTTTGCATGATGCTTTCGTGCATCCGGTATTGAATCCCAAGCATCGTCTTATTTTGTTTAGGTAACGTTCTGAAAAGACGCTCAAATAACGATTCGTTTAACAGTTGTTTAAATTCTTTCTTCTCTTGTTGATTATCGATTTCCTCCAGAAACTCCTCTAACGTTTCTTGTCCAACGAGTGGCGGTAACTGATGATGATCGCCGACTAAAATAATCTTTTTCCCTTTTAGCATCGGCAGTAGCAATTCGGGAGGAGTCGCTTTTGACACTTCATCGATGATGACCACATCGAATGTCGGATACTCTTCCATAAAATCACGCCGTGCAGACGCGACACATGTTGTACCGATAACATTGGCATGTTGTACATAGAGCTTACGAATTTCATCCAAATCATAATCATTGGCCTCTGTTAATAGCGTTAACCATTGTTGTTGCAACGCATGTGTAATCGGCATCCGCTCTTTGTCCTTTGCCAATGTTTGGAGTTGATCTGATATGGCTTCGAATGCATGAAGTGCCTGTCGACGCTCTTCCTCTGGCTTTTGTTGCAGTATGTCCGCCAATTCAGCAAGCACTGTTTGCTGTTTCGCAGATGCTTCTTGTAACGATTGACTCTCCTCGCTCACTGCTTGAAGTGTCGAAATCGTCTGTTCCAGTTGTTTGGCCGTCTCTTCTGCATCGCTATGAATCGCCTCTAACTCCTGTACAGAACGATCAAGCGTAGCCTTAGCTTGTTGATGTTCCGCATAGACTTGCTCTTTAGACGCCAACTCTTCCTGCAACATATACAGCGCCGTCGTTTCATCGACAGTATCGAGTAATGCCCGGAAATTGGCACTTGTTTGTTGGTGTTGTTGGCAGTCCAATTGACGCTGTTCCGCCTCTTGTTCCATCACGGTCCTTTCTTGCTCTAAACTAGAAATCGATTGCTGCACATACTCGCCCATTGCGGTTTTTATCGCTGTAAATAGCTGTTTGGATTGTTGAAGCAATTGATTTTGTTGTTCGAATGCAGCACTTTGGCCTTTCGCATAGGATCGACGTTCACGTAGCATTTCTAACGCGATGGCTATTTTTTCAAGATAGTCATACCTTTCAGGCGAATAACTTCTAGATTCCAACGTACTCTTCGTCTTCGGTGCAATTAAAAAGCGCCCGATTTGGTCAATCATGCCATGGATATCCGCTACTGACGTATATTTATGATTGAGTCCTCGCTGCGTAGAAGGGTACAAAAATCCGTGTTTCTTCAATAATCCTTCGATATTCGCAATTGCCGTCGACAGCCGAACTGTAAGACTTTGCCATTCACTGTAGGCATTCATTGACTGATTCGATTGGATGTCACTAATTTGACGTTCCAATGAGGTGATTTGTTGGTTGATTGCTATTGGCGGTACAATTTCACAAGCTACTAGTTGCTCTTTCAGCTCATCCAATTTGACAATCACCGTTAACTCGTTCAAAAAGGCATGGAGTGTGTCGAGCGTGTGCTGTTTTACTTCGCGTGCTTGTTGAATCGCAGCCAGCGAATGTTCTGTATCTTGTATCTGTTGGAGCGTTTGTCGATAGCTAATGGTATTTTGCAGTTCTTTTATTTGCTGCGCTAACTGCTCCATTTGTGCAATCGTCTGCGCGCTCATGTCTTGCGCTTCTATCTGTTGTTCAATGTACTGGCGAGTTGTTGCTATTTCAGCAGCGGTCTGTTCGAGCGTTGCTTGTTTGCTAATGAGTGCCTCACGTTCTACAGTTAGACGCTCTAGCTTTTTCGTCAGCACATTGAGCTCCTTTGTACATGTCGCCTGCTCTTCTTGGGCAGCTTTTTTCAAGATAATTTTCTCTGCAAGTGTATCCAATTCCTGCTGCAAATCTTGTAACTCAGTTTCACAAAAACGAATATCCTCGTCCAGCTGCGTAGCTCTTTCGGAATGAGACTGCAGTTGTTCATTGACGGCCGCTAGCGTCTGATTTTTCCAATTAAGCGCCACATTTTCTTCGATAAATTTTTTGCCTTCTTCTTCAATGCTCTCTGTTCGTCCATAGCGCAAAATCCGAATATCTTGATGCGACAATAATCGACCGAGCGCATTGTCTACCGCTAAATTCGCTTGAGATGCGACGAGTGTGCGCAATCCGGCTTTGACGTTCTGGTGACAAATTTCGGAGATAACGGTCGTCTTGCCCGTTCCTGGTGGTCCTTGAATGACATACAGATCATGAGAGGTCATGGCGCCCGTGACCGCTTCTTTCTGAAATTTGTTTAATGTATTATGAAAAACGAGTTGGGGCTGTTTATTTGAAATACGCACAGTCGGGCGCTCTTCAAACAGGACTTTTTCAAGATTAGCATTGGCAGCCAAGCCATCTTGTAGATCCTTGAAGCCTTTTCGCAAACGCCGTACTTGGCTCAGCTCCGCGAAATTGCTGAACGTCACTTCCTTATGCGATTTGAGGTGCCATTTATTTTGACGAGCCAGCTCTTTATAGTGACGGTTGAGCTCAATCTCGACAATCCCCTTCGATTGATAGGCATTCAAAACGTTTCCAATGTCCTGTGAAGCCCCTGTCATTTTCGCACTAAACCCTTTAATGGCACGCCAATCCGCGGCCTTCAAACCACTGCAGGTAAGCCGTAATTTGCTGAAATCTTCACTAAAACTCGCACGCGAAAAAGCCGACGTCACATCTGCGACATCTGCATTGCGTTCTTGAATGCGCAAATACCCTTCCCAACTGGCAATCCGCTTCTTTACATATTCCGATCGTTCCTCGGCAATTGGTAGCTCACGAAGACTTGTATACAATTCAACAGGCATCGTCGCCCCACTATTTCGACCTAGTTGAAACTTTAGACGTATTGGAAGGCGGCGATTTGTGCGGACAACCTCTTTGCGGCCTCTCACATGAAAACCTGTTGCCAGAAAACCATCGTGCTGATACACACATTCCATGACGGCCACTTTACCCTCAAGTCGTTTCGCTAATACATCATTCGTATCATTATCAAAGAACAAGGAAAACGACATATTGCCTTGTCGATTGGTCGGACGTTTTTCAATATGTATATCAAATGCGTCTTGCATCGCAAAAAAAGCGTGCTCATCCTTTGTAAACTTGGCCATTCCTTTACGAGCGTTATCCGTTATTCCTAGGCCGCATCGCATCACTTGCTGTTTCACTTAGCATGCCTTCTTTCTACAAACCTTTACCTGGATTCAGCCAGATTTTGAACTTCGACTGAATCCAGATAAAAGTCAGCACCTCCTCCGAGATAACTGACTTCTAACGTTTACTTATCTGATTATAAGGTGCTTACATTTCTCTTATTATATTAATAAACCATACAATCCCTCATACTGTGTAAAAGTAAGTACAAAGAGATTATCCGTCTAGGCTCGGGGCGCTAGATGCTTGGAGGCTCACAGGATGTGAGTCACGCAGTCGTTGCCGCGGGACGCGGCGAACTTAGACTGTGTTCCTTGAAAGTCAAGCCGACTCTGTGGCAAAGACCGCCACGCCATCGACCCGTCTTATGCCTGTCGCATCTAAGCAGGCACCCTGCGCTTTTGTACTTATCCTATGCATATTGTAATGTATTTTCAATAGAAAGTCCCGTCATTTCCAGCTGTTCACACAATCCTGCTTTTTAGCAAATGGATTCATTTTGAAAATGTAGGTCTACCCATGCTATGATTGAGGTAAAGGCTTTTGCTATCCAGCGAAGGTCGCGTATACAGCAGATTGGGAGAGAGAATGAGTGGATAAAAAAGAGCGGCAGTTAGTCGAACATTATTACAATAAGTTTTCCGTAAGAAATTTTGATGAAAAAGATCTATATAGTTTTTTGGTTTTAACACGAAAAGAAGCAGAAGACATAACGGTCATGAAAGAACTTAATGATTTTGTTGTACATAGAGAACAAAGTATGGGCTATGTCAAAGAATACTTAGATACGTGTAAGCACATCATCACAAATCTTGAAAAAGAGAAAAAACGCAAAAAAATTGAAGAGCTCTTCTCTTTCAAAGAAATACGCAATGGCTTTAATGCGCTATTTTTAAAATGTGGCTTCGACAAATTACCCACTGAAATTATTAATGATTTCATTGTATGTTTAATTTCTTTATTGCAGGGCGTTGCCATCGTCTCCGGAAATTTGAACAAAGAAATCGGTCATTTAAGCTTTGCGGCCTCTAGTAAGGAGCTTTTTTTAATGGGCAATATGAAGACGTTGAGCAAAGGACGTTATATTCCCGTGACGTTTCCTGTGCTCTCCGTGAAAAATATGTACGAAGACGTAAAACCTCAAGATGCCAATGACACACCTTATCTTTTTAACGATCAACTGATTGAAGTAATCAATGTAGATCGGCAGTTGGTTATCACTTTCCCACAAATTTAGGCATGGCAATACCAATGAGAAGCAGTCACGTATAGTTTAAACGCGGCTGCTTCTCATTGTCATATCACTCGTGAATTTATTTTGTATTTTTCTTTTTAGCCGCATTTTCCAATTTCGTTGTGGGCTCTTGTGCAAACTCTGTATTGCCATTTCCTTGCGGTGTGACGCTCGTTGCTTTTTTGCCTTTGTTGCGATTATTACTTTTCGCCATTGCTTTCACCCCCGTTTTCGACAATACAGCTAGTATATCCAAACGAGGGTAAGCTACTCCCCATGGTTTATTTCAACTTTGCAACCTCTTCTTCAGATAATGCGCGCCATTCACCTATCGCTAATGTCCCTAGTTGAAGTTCTTTCATGCGCACTCGCTGTAAACGTGTGACCGTATACTGAAAACGTCTGCACATGCGCCGAATTTGACGGTTTAAGCCTTGTGACAACGTAATTTTAAAGCAATAATCATCGATTTGAACAACTTTACAAGGCTTTGTTCGGGTATAGTCTTTTTTTCGAGGGTTATAAATGTCTACGCCCTTTGCCATATCCTCTATAAATATTGCGGTAATTTTCTTATCGACAGTCACCAAATAATCTTTTTCATGATTATTTTCTTCTAGCAACAGTTCATTAACAATGCTACCATCATTGGTTAACAAAATAAGCCCTTCTGAGTCCTTATCGAGCCGTCCTACAGGAAAAATACGTTCTGGATAATTCACAAAGTCAATAATATTCCCCCCAATATGACTCGCCGCTGTGCATATAATTCCCCGTGGTTTGTTCAGCATCACATAAATATCCCGTTGTTTCGCCGCAATTCGTTGTCCGTCGACTTCGACTCGGTCCCCTTCATCAATCACTTGTCCTAGCGCAATCAGCTGACCATTCACAGTAACCTTACCTTCTTTAATCAACGCATCAGCCTTGCGCCTTGAACAAAATCCTGATGAACTAATAAATTGATTGAGCCGCATACTTGTCCTCCATCTACAAACTATATTTCCAAAACTGTTAACTCGCTACTTTCACGACCAATTAGAAATGAGTCGAATCATCGATTTCACACCGAAAAACAACATACGAAAAGGTAAGATGATTAACTCAGGAATCCCTAATACTACATCCAGAAAGAAATCGCCACGTGTGTACTGTTCGTTTTGACGTTTCCGTTTCTCTTTTCTTCGACGTTTTAGCAAGTTACACGCCCCCATCCCGAACCATTTAGTCTAAAATTATACCATATCCTTACTATCCGCATACCTATAGCAAAAACCAGCCATTCGAAATTATGGCTGGTTTTCATCTTCTTATTCATTATGCAATATACGCACAGTTTTTGCTCAACGAAACCTTGTCTTGTCGCTGCCGTTCTGCTAAAAATTGTAGCGCCTGTTGATTGAATTCAGCATGCTTTTCGATATTGCACACATGACCACATGATGCAATAATATGCAAATCAGCCGCTTCGTCTCCAAGCGTATCTTCTTTGACAGGCCCAAGAAACATATAATCTTGGTCGCCCATAATATAGAGCTTCGGAATGACGTCTTTTTTCGTATCCACCTGCGGATAAATCGCACCGACGTTCGCCGCAAAACGGTACCATTTGATAAATCCTTTTTGCCGAAGTTTCTTCGCTTCTTTAATGAAAATATCGCGTGATTTCTTATGATGCGCTTTCGGCATTAAAATCCGTGCAAATGTTTTATAGAGCCACATGTATGGAACGACACTTTTTAAGAGATTACCCGTTTTCAAAATGACCTTTGCAGCAGGCGTGAAACGGATAATCGCTCCACCTAAAATCATACTTTTAATGCGACTCGGCG from Sporosarcina sp. FSL K6-1522 includes the following:
- a CDS encoding hydroxymethylglutaryl-CoA lyase, which codes for MTVRRFPTSVHIREVGPRDGLQNESTFVPTKDKIEWINQLSSSGLNYIEVTSFVNPKWIPALSDAEIVAKGIQKAPNVTYAALVPNMRGLIRALDSPIDEVSVFLSASESHNKKNINKTIRETEVVLAEVTREAIANHKSVRGYLSTVFGCPFEGKVDINEVIRLTDSLFEMGIEELSLGDTIGVANPVHVQIVLEALLKRYPQEKIAMHFHNTRGTAMANVLASLEMGITKFDSSLGGLGGCPYAPGASGNLATDDLHYMLTSMGIQTNIQTDKLHSAALFIQDKMNKPLDSYTVKYGMKD
- the hprK gene encoding HPr(Ser) kinase/phosphatase; protein product: MKSITVEALMTKFSLEVLTGQDQLHRIILKSETRRPGLEFIDDFAFIGMEHIQILGKNEINYLHTLSDEECKMRIGNIVKYNPPCIIITWQQEEPVGLLQYCAEEGIPVLRTREATSIFNPKLDAYLVKTLAAEIAIHGVCVNVAGIGILLRGKSGVGKSETAHTLIGKGHRLVADDIVVLKKISPQVLLGTHDGKNREFLALRSVGLLNVVRLYGRTAFQDETRIVLDIELTKWQENALNNELELEEKFVEYMGVKVPHIQIQLQPGRDVAGLIEAAANNWYLKQEGYSATEEFMQRIEAEIADASSE
- a CDS encoding AAA domain-containing protein gives rise to the protein MKQQVMRCGLGITDNARKGMAKFTKDEHAFFAMQDAFDIHIEKRPTNRQGNMSFSLFFDNDTNDVLAKRLEGKVAVMECVYQHDGFLATGFHVRGRKEVVRTNRRLPIRLKFQLGRNSGATMPVELYTSLRELPIAEERSEYVKKRIASWEGYLRIQERNADVADVTSAFSRASFSEDFSKLRLTCSGLKAADWRAIKGFSAKMTGASQDIGNVLNAYQSKGIVEIELNRHYKELARQNKWHLKSHKEVTFSNFAELSQVRRLRKGFKDLQDGLAANANLEKVLFEERPTVRISNKQPQLVFHNTLNKFQKEAVTGAMTSHDLYVIQGPPGTGKTTVISEICHQNVKAGLRTLVASQANLAVDNALGRLLSHQDIRILRYGRTESIEEEGKKFIEENVALNWKNQTLAAVNEQLQSHSERATQLDEDIRFCETELQDLQQELDTLAEKIILKKAAQEEQATCTKELNVLTKKLERLTVEREALISKQATLEQTAAEIATTRQYIEQQIEAQDMSAQTIAQMEQLAQQIKELQNTISYRQTLQQIQDTEHSLAAIQQAREVKQHTLDTLHAFLNELTVIVKLDELKEQLVACEIVPPIAINQQITSLERQISDIQSNQSMNAYSEWQSLTVRLSTAIANIEGLLKKHGFLYPSTQRGLNHKYTSVADIHGMIDQIGRFLIAPKTKSTLESRSYSPERYDYLEKIAIALEMLRERRSYAKGQSAAFEQQNQLLQQSKQLFTAIKTAMGEYVQQSISSLEQERTVMEQEAEQRQLDCQQHQQTSANFRALLDTVDETTALYMLQEELASKEQVYAEHQQAKATLDRSVQELEAIHSDAEETAKQLEQTISTLQAVSEESQSLQEASAKQQTVLAELADILQQKPEEERRQALHAFEAISDQLQTLAKDKERMPITHALQQQWLTLLTEANDYDLDEIRKLYVQHANVIGTTCVASARRDFMEEYPTFDVVIIDEVSKATPPELLLPMLKGKKIILVGDHHQLPPLVGQETLEEFLEEIDNQQEKKEFKQLLNESLFERLFRTLPKQNKTMLGIQYRMHESIMQTITPFYEEGNYSLQCGLTDSDAARDHLLTSRYIKRNDHLLWFDMPNKPAYFEEKVKGGTSRFNQAELTMINKLLVDLDDATNRAKQEGRMEQEAKKSVGVISYYGEQVKRIDRLLQHELMPEHLHYRTGSVDKFQGMEMDVIILSFVRNHEEKGGDIGFARDYRRLNVALSRARELLIIVGSSDMFTVRTKHQSSRDMYGRLLADIKQKNGFRAFETYGKL
- a CDS encoding small, acid-soluble spore protein L — encoded protein: MAKSNNRNKGKKATSVTPQGNGNTEFAQEPTTKLENAAKKKNTK
- a CDS encoding pseudouridine synthase — encoded protein: MRLNQFISSSGFCSRRKADALIKEGKVTVNGQLIALGQVIDEGDRVEVDGQRIAAKQRDIYVMLNKPRGIICTAASHIGGNIIDFVNYPERIFPVGRLDKDSEGLILLTNDGSIVNELLLEENNHEKDYLVTVDKKITAIFIEDMAKGVDIYNPRKKDYTRTKPCKVVQIDDYCFKITLSQGLNRQIRRMCRRFQYTVTRLQRVRMKELQLGTLAIGEWRALSEEEVAKLK
- a CDS encoding alpha/beta hydrolase, yielding MLYHETHIVSPKHEWVVFLHGLGGNSNIWYKQVEAFKKHYNLLFIDLRDHGGSVNYKPEVPDYTPELLSKDVVKVLDGLSIEKAHFAGISLGSIILHAMHIYAPSRIKSMILGGAIIRFTPAAKVILKTGNLLKSVVPYMWLYKTFARILMPKAHHKKSRDIFIKEAKKLRQKGFIKWYRFAANVGAIYPQVDTKKDVIPKLYIMGDQDYMFLGPVKEDTLGDEAADLHIIASCGHVCNIEKHAEFNQQALQFLAERQRQDKVSLSKNCAYIA